A genomic segment from Dietzia psychralcaliphila encodes:
- a CDS encoding MarR family winged helix-turn-helix transcriptional regulator, translated as MAEKVTSNHVRWLTDEEKALWRDYLAIQGRLHLEIQRDLKATSSLTEPEFEVLAILSEADGPLRMTALSDVLQWERSRLSHQVTRMVKRGLVQRTSCPTDGRGAFVSVTEEGMREIEKAAPDHVATVRREFLDRLSEQDKRELARLLALVEGSAGAGPAGTGSAGIVSAGDGCAGDEANRNYPAAGVPSGA; from the coding sequence ATGGCTGAAAAGGTGACCAGTAACCACGTGCGATGGCTGACCGACGAGGAGAAGGCGCTCTGGCGCGACTACCTCGCGATCCAGGGTCGCCTGCACCTGGAGATCCAGCGTGATCTCAAGGCCACATCGAGCCTGACGGAGCCCGAGTTCGAGGTGCTCGCGATCCTCAGCGAGGCCGACGGACCACTACGGATGACGGCGCTGTCCGACGTCCTGCAATGGGAACGCAGCCGGCTCTCCCACCAGGTCACCCGGATGGTCAAACGCGGACTGGTCCAGCGGACCAGTTGCCCCACCGACGGCCGGGGCGCGTTCGTCTCCGTCACCGAGGAGGGGATGCGCGAGATCGAGAAGGCCGCACCCGATCACGTCGCCACCGTGCGCCGGGAGTTCCTGGACCGGCTCAGCGAGCAGGACAAGCGCGAACTCGCCCGACTCCTCGCGCTGGTCGAAGGTTCGGCAGGTGCTGGTCCGGCGGGCACCGGTTCGGCGGGGATTGTCTCCGCGGGCGATGGTTGCGCGGGGGATGAGGCGAATCGGAATTACCCCGCCGCGGGCGTACCCTCAGGGGCGTGA
- a CDS encoding SdpI family protein: MNAVLVVVVVLLVGLALVVGVTGLLGLLGRLPGNGVLGVRTPETRRSPEAWTLANRAAGPAFLGSSLMLLLGALGVGLIGGWVGGLVVVVALLGSLALLSVAGLAGSRAAAVWEAAQDEDQGGCGCGSEGGCGGHSAGDPSEAPGGDSCSGSPTDSADPAADCGVTGGCGSCALQGMCESENTATR; this comes from the coding sequence GTGAACGCAGTGCTCGTGGTGGTCGTGGTGCTCCTGGTGGGCTTGGCTCTGGTGGTCGGGGTCACCGGCCTGCTCGGGTTGCTCGGCCGACTGCCGGGCAACGGCGTCCTGGGTGTCCGCACCCCGGAGACCCGTCGCTCCCCCGAGGCCTGGACGCTGGCCAACCGGGCCGCCGGACCCGCGTTCCTCGGCTCGAGCCTCATGCTCCTGCTCGGTGCGCTGGGCGTGGGGCTGATCGGCGGCTGGGTCGGTGGGCTCGTCGTCGTCGTCGCTCTTCTCGGTTCGCTCGCCCTGCTCAGCGTTGCCGGCCTCGCCGGATCCCGCGCCGCGGCCGTCTGGGAGGCCGCGCAGGACGAGGATCAGGGTGGCTGCGGCTGCGGCTCCGAGGGCGGCTGTGGCGGCCACTCCGCCGGCGACCCCTCCGAGGCGCCCGGCGGGGACTCCTGTTCGGGCTCCCCCACCGACTCCGCGGATCCGGCCGCCGACTGCGGCGTGACCGGCGGCTGCGGATCGTGCGCCCTGCAGGGAATGTGCGAATCGGAGAACACCGCCACCCGGTGA
- a CDS encoding hemerythrin domain-containing protein has translation MAQKSTTESNQDVVDILTADHREMIGLIEMIEETSDPKERRALADSVIAEVMRHSVAEELFVYPEYERSIPDGKDEVEHDKEEHQEIEEVMKELEGLDSESAEFIATVKRFKELLDHHADDEESDQFPKMREHLTADTLVDMGRKVEAAKKIAPTRPHPGSPHSELFHMTLGPGVGMVDRLRDALSGRIKNT, from the coding sequence ATGGCCCAGAAGTCCACGACAGAGTCCAACCAGGACGTCGTCGACATCCTCACCGCCGACCATCGCGAGATGATCGGGCTCATCGAGATGATCGAGGAGACCTCCGACCCCAAGGAGCGCCGCGCGCTGGCCGACTCCGTGATCGCCGAGGTGATGCGCCACTCCGTGGCCGAGGAGCTGTTCGTCTACCCCGAGTACGAGCGCAGCATCCCGGACGGCAAGGACGAGGTGGAGCACGACAAGGAGGAGCACCAGGAGATCGAAGAGGTGATGAAGGAGCTCGAGGGCCTGGACTCCGAGAGCGCCGAGTTCATCGCCACCGTGAAGCGCTTCAAGGAACTCCTCGACCACCATGCGGACGACGAGGAGTCCGACCAGTTCCCCAAGATGCGTGAGCACCTCACCGCCGACACCCTGGTCGACATGGGCCGGAAGGTCGAGGCGGCCAAGAAGATCGCCCCCACCCGTCCGCACCCCGGCTCCCCGCACTCCGAGCTGTTCCACATGACCCTCGGCCCCGGCGTCGGAATGGTCGACCGCCTCCGCGACGCGCTCAGCGGCCGCATCAAGAACACCTGA
- a CDS encoding DUF202 domain-containing protein: MSAPRRRIGVRPEATPPDAGLQSERTSLSWARTWAVVTVNIILVAKLVAETSWLWAAVFSMLLVIPLLALLRVQRNHERRVGRFVRAGQVQQTQTLYNVGLVVMVLVMAACGLAAVVIRVLT; encoded by the coding sequence ATGAGCGCCCCGCGGCGCCGGATCGGGGTGCGTCCCGAGGCGACGCCGCCCGACGCCGGGCTGCAGTCCGAGCGCACGAGCCTGTCGTGGGCCCGGACCTGGGCCGTGGTGACCGTCAACATCATCCTGGTGGCCAAGCTCGTCGCCGAGACCTCGTGGCTGTGGGCGGCGGTCTTCTCGATGCTGTTGGTGATCCCGCTCCTGGCGCTGCTCAGGGTGCAGCGCAACCACGAACGACGGGTGGGGCGCTTCGTCCGGGCCGGTCAGGTCCAGCAGACCCAGACGCTGTACAACGTGGGTCTGGTCGTGATGGTGCTGGTCATGGCCGCGTGCGGGCTCGCGGCCGTCGTGATCCGGGTTCTGACCTAG
- a CDS encoding YidH family protein, producing MTEQVGQGWRPKSLRDGEEPDPRFTLANERTFLAWIRTSLGLMAGAVAMEAFAGDEIPEIIRTPLACLLLVMAALLATVSFRRWIRIEASMRHNEPLPVPQASILLVLGIAIGAVLLVVAILGGTFA from the coding sequence ATGACGGAGCAAGTCGGACAGGGGTGGCGGCCCAAGTCGCTGCGGGACGGTGAGGAACCGGACCCACGGTTCACGCTCGCGAACGAGCGGACCTTCCTGGCGTGGATCCGGACGAGCCTGGGACTGATGGCCGGCGCGGTGGCGATGGAGGCCTTTGCCGGCGACGAGATTCCGGAGATCATCCGCACCCCGCTGGCGTGCCTACTCCTCGTGATGGCGGCACTGCTCGCGACCGTGTCGTTCCGACGCTGGATCCGGATCGAGGCCTCCATGCGCCACAACGAGCCGCTACCGGTTCCGCAGGCATCGATCCTGCTGGTGCTGGGCATCGCGATCGGTGCGGTTCTGCTCGTGGTCGCGATCCTCGGCGGCACCTTCGCATGA
- a CDS encoding bile acid:sodium symporter family protein, translating into MNFLRRLRVEPFILAILAAVVVAAVLPATGDAATALGWVTTVGIAVLFFLYGARLEPRELLAGVKHWRLHSVVLTATFLLFPALGLLGRWALTPVLGEPLAAGFLFLTLVPSTVQSSITFVAIARGHVSAAVVSASVSNLLGVVITPLLVFALMTTNGSVVITWDSVGKIALQLLLPFVLGQLLRRWVLPITRKIKRLALFDKSVIVLIVYAAFSEGVADGIWSMVGPAQLAWLIGACCVLLAVVLGLTELIARALGFEERDKRVVQFCGSKKSLATGLPMAAVLFIGQPVGLLVLPLMLFHQIQLIVCAWLAGRYGRAEGAPRVE; encoded by the coding sequence ATGAACTTCCTGCGTCGCCTCCGGGTCGAGCCGTTCATCCTGGCGATCCTGGCCGCTGTCGTGGTGGCGGCGGTGCTGCCGGCCACCGGGGACGCGGCGACCGCGCTGGGCTGGGTCACGACCGTGGGGATCGCCGTCCTGTTCTTCCTCTACGGCGCGCGGTTGGAACCCCGTGAACTGCTGGCCGGCGTGAAGCACTGGCGGCTGCACTCGGTGGTGCTGACCGCGACCTTCCTGCTGTTCCCGGCGCTCGGGCTACTGGGGCGATGGGCCCTCACCCCTGTTCTGGGCGAACCGTTGGCCGCCGGCTTCCTGTTCCTCACGCTGGTGCCGTCGACCGTGCAGTCGTCCATCACCTTCGTGGCCATCGCCCGCGGCCACGTGAGTGCGGCCGTGGTCTCGGCGTCCGTGTCGAACCTGCTCGGGGTGGTCATCACTCCCCTGCTCGTCTTCGCGCTGATGACCACGAACGGATCGGTGGTCATCACGTGGGACTCGGTCGGGAAGATCGCCCTGCAGCTACTCCTGCCGTTCGTCCTGGGTCAGCTGCTGCGCCGGTGGGTTCTGCCGATCACCAGGAAGATCAAGCGACTGGCGTTGTTCGACAAGTCCGTGATCGTCCTGATCGTCTACGCCGCGTTCTCCGAGGGCGTGGCCGACGGTATCTGGTCGATGGTCGGGCCGGCCCAGCTGGCGTGGCTGATCGGCGCATGCTGCGTCCTGCTCGCGGTGGTGCTGGGACTCACCGAGCTGATCGCCCGCGCGCTGGGATTCGAGGAACGCGACAAGCGGGTCGTGCAATTCTGCGGATCAAAGAAGTCGCTGGCCACAGGGCTGCCGATGGCCGCCGTCCTGTTCATCGGCCAACCCGTGGGACTCCTGGTGCTCCCCCTGATGCTGTTCCACCAGATCCAGCTGATCGTGTGCGCGTGGTTGGCCGGCCGGTACGGGCGGGCGGAGGGTGCGCCGCGGGTGGAGTGA
- a CDS encoding alpha/beta fold hydrolase: MTHVVDRHALIDGYRIAYGVHGAGEPVVLVHGTPSSSYIWRNVVPRLVDAGYRAHVFDLLGYGLSERPWDTAVDTSITGNVAILDGLLDLWGLDSFHLVAHDIGGGVAQRFGVRSIERLRTLTLIDVVSFDTYPSERTRQQMADGLEVLAKRPDDEHREHFREWLLSTHSEPANFDPEALRVYVDLISGPIGQPSLFQHQVAHYDPAHTMEISDRLHTLGQVPVQLIWGADDTWQVIDHAHRLRRAIPGSALHVIDDCGHFAPEERPAEVAAGICRFIAQH; encoded by the coding sequence ATGACGCACGTCGTCGATCGCCACGCCCTCATCGACGGCTACCGCATCGCCTATGGCGTTCACGGGGCCGGAGAGCCTGTAGTGCTGGTGCACGGCACCCCCTCGTCGTCGTACATCTGGCGGAACGTCGTACCACGGCTCGTCGACGCCGGGTACCGGGCGCACGTGTTCGACCTGCTGGGGTACGGCCTGTCGGAGCGGCCGTGGGACACGGCCGTGGACACGTCGATCACCGGCAACGTCGCGATCCTGGACGGGTTGCTCGACCTGTGGGGACTGGACTCGTTCCACCTGGTGGCACACGACATCGGCGGCGGCGTCGCCCAGCGATTCGGGGTGCGCTCGATAGAGCGCCTGCGCACGCTGACGCTGATCGACGTGGTGAGCTTTGATACCTACCCCTCCGAGCGGACCCGGCAGCAGATGGCCGACGGCCTGGAAGTGCTGGCCAAGAGGCCCGACGACGAGCACCGGGAGCACTTCCGGGAGTGGCTGCTGTCGACCCACAGTGAGCCGGCGAACTTCGACCCCGAGGCGCTGCGGGTGTATGTGGACCTCATCAGCGGACCGATCGGCCAGCCGAGCCTGTTCCAGCACCAGGTGGCGCACTACGACCCCGCGCACACCATGGAGATCAGCGACAGGCTGCACACCCTGGGGCAGGTCCCGGTCCAACTGATCTGGGGTGCGGACGACACCTGGCAGGTCATCGACCACGCCCACCGGCTGCGCCGGGCGATCCCGGGCAGTGCCCTCCACGTGATCGACGACTGCGGTCACTTCGCGCCTGAGGAACGCCCCGCGGAGGTGGCCGCGGGGATTTGTCGTTTCATCGCCCAACACTGA
- a CDS encoding type 1 glutamine amidotransferase domain-containing protein: MTSVLMIMSAADHWTLKDGSAHPTGFWAEEFVTPYEVFTGAGWAVTVATPGGRAPTVDQASLGEGAGDPQALEKVKASLDELAPVLDSPVDLATVDHSAFDLVFYPGGHGPLEDLAVDRTSGTILSERVSAGKPVALLCHAPAAVLAASEDPTSSPFAGYRMTGFSNVEEEQVGLAANAPWLLEDKLVELGADYSSAAEPWGSYVVVDRNVYTGQNPQSSAELAERLVADLAV, from the coding sequence ATGACAAGCGTTCTCATGATCATGTCCGCCGCCGACCACTGGACCCTCAAGGACGGCTCCGCGCACCCCACCGGATTCTGGGCCGAGGAGTTCGTGACCCCCTACGAAGTCTTCACCGGGGCCGGATGGGCCGTCACGGTGGCCACGCCCGGTGGCCGCGCCCCCACGGTGGATCAGGCCAGCCTCGGTGAGGGGGCCGGGGATCCGCAGGCCCTCGAGAAGGTCAAGGCCTCGCTCGACGAGCTTGCGCCCGTCCTGGACTCGCCGGTCGACCTCGCGACCGTGGACCACTCGGCCTTCGACCTGGTCTTCTACCCCGGCGGCCACGGTCCGCTCGAGGACCTCGCCGTGGACCGGACCTCCGGGACGATCCTCTCCGAGCGGGTGAGCGCCGGGAAGCCCGTCGCTCTGCTCTGCCACGCCCCGGCCGCTGTCCTGGCCGCGTCCGAGGACCCGACCTCGTCACCGTTCGCCGGATACCGCATGACCGGGTTCTCCAACGTCGAGGAAGAGCAGGTCGGTCTGGCCGCCAACGCCCCCTGGCTCCTCGAGGACAAGCTCGTCGAACTCGGCGCGGACTACTCGTCGGCCGCCGAGCCGTGGGGCTCGTACGTCGTGGTGGACCGGAACGTCTACACCGGCCAGAACCCGCAGTCGTCCGCGGAACTGGCCGAGCGGCTCGTCGCGGACCTCGCAGTCTGA
- a CDS encoding GNAT family N-acetyltransferase, whose protein sequence is MTSVTYLQQTDASWLRPARRADLTISRVFPAEPSFNSRMYRDIGGDWKWSDRLEWSEGEWASYCADPCVTTFRATRGGEVAGFAELRMSPCGDDPGSDPGDPADGVDVEIVYFGLLPRFAGLGIGGWFLSETARIAWQVPGCRRVWLHTCEDDSPAAIPNYLSRGFVEYAREDTGCAACTA, encoded by the coding sequence ATGACCAGCGTGACCTACCTGCAGCAGACCGATGCCTCATGGCTGCGCCCGGCTCGCCGCGCGGACCTGACGATCTCCCGGGTCTTCCCCGCCGAGCCATCCTTCAACTCCCGGATGTACCGCGACATCGGCGGCGACTGGAAGTGGTCCGACCGTCTCGAGTGGTCGGAGGGGGAATGGGCTTCCTACTGCGCGGACCCCTGCGTCACCACGTTCCGTGCGACCCGCGGTGGCGAGGTCGCCGGGTTCGCCGAACTCCGCATGAGCCCCTGCGGGGACGACCCGGGCTCAGACCCCGGGGACCCGGCGGACGGGGTCGATGTCGAGATCGTCTACTTCGGTCTGCTCCCCCGCTTCGCCGGCCTGGGCATCGGCGGTTGGTTCCTCTCCGAAACCGCCCGGATCGCCTGGCAGGTCCCGGGATGCCGCAGGGTCTGGCTGCACACGTGCGAGGACGACTCCCCCGCCGCGATCCCCAACTACCTGTCCCGCGGGTTCGTCGAGTACGCCCGGGAGGACACCGGTTGCGCGGCCTGCACCGCCTGA
- a CDS encoding MarR family winged helix-turn-helix transcriptional regulator, translated as MSEILDRALMLAEEMSGSIARAAANYGLTVPRLELLFVLGLEGECRQVELATFLDCSPRQVTALVDGLVASGHVVRTMPPDDRRVRLVNLTDESRRIVEEVVSARVALAEWLFEGLDDDELQTFGTISERLVSRMGGRALTRLAEQ; from the coding sequence GTGAGTGAGATTCTCGACCGCGCCTTGATGCTGGCCGAGGAGATGTCGGGGTCGATCGCCCGCGCCGCGGCGAACTACGGCCTCACCGTGCCGCGACTGGAGCTGCTGTTCGTCCTGGGTCTCGAGGGCGAGTGCAGGCAGGTGGAACTGGCGACGTTCCTCGACTGCTCCCCGCGCCAGGTCACCGCCCTCGTCGACGGTCTGGTGGCCAGTGGCCACGTGGTCCGGACCATGCCGCCGGACGACCGGCGGGTTCGTTTGGTCAACCTCACCGACGAGTCGCGTCGGATCGTGGAGGAGGTCGTGTCGGCGCGCGTCGCGCTGGCGGAGTGGTTGTTCGAGGGGCTCGACGACGACGAGCTGCAGACCTTCGGCACCATCTCCGAGAGATTGGTCTCCCGGATGGGTGGGCGCGCGCTGACCCGGCTGGCAGAGCAGTGA
- a CDS encoding cytochrome P450: protein MNVTIPAGFDFTDPDLFEKRLPHDEWRQLRQSEPIRRVDKRPGSDGFDDDHYWLVTKHADVKEISRVTGETFSAGENTMIPRFAEGTERSIIEAQREMLVNEDGEIHKKHRRIISRGFTPRGVAGMRDELADRARKIVTEAAENNADDFVTAVASELPLQAIADLLGVPQEDRHKIFEWSNTMTSYDAKGGMDAAAIASMELIGYANAMAEDRAANPRDDIVTKLVEADIDGEHLSPEEFGWFVTLLSVAGNETTRNATTHGMVAMLENPDQWELFKAERPDTAIDEILRWASPITQFQRTAMEDVEIGGVTIRKGERALLCYGSANFDEEVFEDPFTFNILRDPNPHVTFGGQGPHYCVGANLARMQLELIFNAVADHLPDLTSLGDPTRLRSGWLNGLTEWKVDLGTCPVAR, encoded by the coding sequence GTGAACGTGACCATTCCGGCAGGATTCGACTTCACCGACCCGGACCTGTTCGAGAAACGACTCCCGCACGACGAGTGGCGCCAACTGCGCCAGTCCGAGCCGATCCGCCGCGTCGACAAGCGCCCCGGGTCCGATGGCTTCGATGACGACCACTACTGGCTGGTCACCAAGCACGCCGACGTCAAGGAGATCTCGCGCGTGACGGGCGAGACCTTCTCCGCCGGCGAGAACACCATGATCCCGCGCTTCGCCGAGGGAACCGAGCGGTCGATCATCGAGGCCCAGCGCGAGATGCTCGTCAACGAGGACGGCGAGATCCACAAGAAGCACCGGCGGATCATCTCCCGCGGGTTCACCCCGCGCGGCGTGGCCGGTATGCGCGATGAGCTCGCCGACCGGGCGCGCAAGATCGTGACGGAGGCCGCGGAGAACAACGCCGACGACTTCGTCACCGCCGTGGCCTCAGAACTCCCGCTGCAGGCGATCGCCGATCTGCTCGGAGTCCCCCAGGAGGATCGGCACAAAATCTTCGAATGGTCCAACACCATGACCAGCTACGACGCGAAGGGCGGAATGGATGCCGCCGCTATCGCGTCCATGGAACTCATCGGATACGCGAACGCCATGGCCGAGGACCGGGCGGCCAACCCGCGGGACGACATCGTCACCAAGCTCGTCGAGGCCGACATCGACGGTGAGCACCTCTCGCCCGAGGAGTTCGGCTGGTTCGTCACCCTGCTGTCCGTGGCCGGGAACGAGACCACCCGCAACGCCACCACGCACGGCATGGTGGCCATGCTGGAGAACCCGGACCAGTGGGAGCTGTTCAAGGCCGAACGCCCCGACACCGCAATCGACGAGATCCTGCGGTGGGCCTCGCCCATCACCCAGTTCCAGCGCACCGCCATGGAGGACGTCGAGATCGGCGGCGTGACCATCCGCAAGGGCGAACGCGCGCTGCTCTGCTACGGCTCGGCGAACTTCGACGAGGAGGTCTTCGAGGACCCGTTCACCTTCAACATCCTCCGCGACCCGAACCCGCACGTGACGTTCGGCGGGCAGGGTCCGCACTACTGCGTCGGCGCCAACCTGGCCAGGATGCAGCTCGAACTGATCTTCAACGCCGTCGCCGATCATCTGCCCGACCTGACCTCGCTCGGCGACCCCACGCGTCTGCGGTCCGGATGGCTCAACGGCCTCACCGAGTGGAAGGTCGACCTGGGCACCTGTCCCGTGGCCCGCTAG
- a CDS encoding branched-chain amino acid transporter permease, giving the protein MTAPVPDTSYLLAGLGVMLVVTVALRAAPFVALSRLRDSEVVRYLGLTMPAGVMVVLVVYTLRDTTADLGSWLPAAAALTLTLAVHLAFRRAAASIVLGTATFMLLQAWLG; this is encoded by the coding sequence GTGACCGCCCCCGTCCCCGACACCTCATATCTCCTCGCCGGACTCGGAGTGATGTTGGTGGTCACCGTTGCTCTCCGGGCGGCGCCGTTCGTCGCGCTGTCGAGGCTTCGAGACTCCGAGGTGGTCCGCTACCTGGGGCTGACCATGCCGGCGGGCGTGATGGTGGTGCTGGTGGTCTACACCCTGCGAGACACCACCGCAGACCTCGGCTCCTGGCTGCCCGCCGCCGCCGCGCTGACTCTCACTCTGGCTGTGCACCTGGCGTTTCGTCGGGCGGCGGCGAGCATCGTGCTGGGTACCGCGACCTTCATGCTGCTGCAGGCCTGGTTGGGTTGA
- a CDS encoding AzlC family ABC transporter permease: MPSTSTSTEIRKGLADCSTVGLGLIPLGLAFGVLLTQAGFDWWWAPVFSVLIYAGSMEFLAIGLLMAVTPLYSIAAATFLVNFRHVFYGLSFPLETIRSRAGRLYAVYALTDEAYAITATKRRADMTGPRTLTISLTCQTLWVVPGIVGALVGAALPEGLGGLQFALTALFAVLAVDAWRASGDLPAPVIALLCGLAAAWFVPEQMLLVGLGAFVVALLARFAWTRRGAGAAR; this comes from the coding sequence GTGCCGTCGACCTCCACCTCCACCGAGATCCGCAAGGGTCTGGCGGACTGCTCGACGGTGGGACTCGGGCTGATCCCGCTGGGTCTGGCTTTCGGGGTACTGCTCACGCAGGCGGGCTTCGACTGGTGGTGGGCGCCGGTGTTCTCCGTCCTCATCTATGCGGGGTCGATGGAGTTCCTCGCCATCGGCCTGCTCATGGCCGTCACTCCCCTGTACTCAATCGCGGCCGCTACCTTTCTGGTGAACTTCCGCCACGTCTTCTACGGACTGAGCTTTCCGCTCGAGACCATCCGGTCGCGCGCAGGGCGGTTGTACGCGGTATACGCACTCACCGACGAGGCCTACGCGATCACCGCCACCAAGCGGCGCGCGGACATGACGGGGCCGCGGACGCTGACCATCTCCCTCACCTGTCAGACGTTGTGGGTGGTCCCCGGCATCGTCGGCGCGCTGGTCGGGGCAGCTCTGCCCGAGGGTCTGGGCGGCCTGCAGTTCGCGCTCACCGCGCTGTTCGCGGTCCTCGCCGTCGATGCGTGGCGGGCGAGCGGGGACCTGCCGGCCCCGGTGATCGCCCTGCTCTGCGGGCTGGCGGCCGCCTGGTTCGTGCCGGAGCAGATGCTCCTGGTGGGACTGGGGGCGTTCGTCGTGGCCCTGCTCGCGCGGTTCGCGTGGACGCGGCGCGGAGCCGGAGCGGCTCGGTGA
- a CDS encoding helix-turn-helix domain-containing protein yields the protein MPPTEPGEGPGGELGQESGITFLRRTPALPGVAAVYGYAGVEAGSRSRRPPHRGVPSTLLTVVVAVDAPLLCSATLEEWADHRGETHAVCLGGFHLQPVYLQRPDAQEGVQVAVHPLAARRLLGLPASALTELTQEGGGVLGPSMRRLHERVVSSPPAERPLLVEEALSALASRHERRQGPRREVVGAWRLLERSGGRMRVTDTASAVGLTSRHLSSLMKAELGIGTKELADLMRFESAHSELVERARRGAAPRLADLAHTHGYADHAHLDRAYRRFAGTSPTEWLAEEFRNIQAGGHAPARDSSP from the coding sequence ATGCCCCCGACGGAACCCGGGGAAGGGCCCGGCGGGGAGCTCGGCCAGGAGTCCGGGATCACCTTCCTCCGGCGCACTCCCGCGTTGCCCGGAGTCGCTGCCGTCTACGGCTATGCAGGAGTAGAGGCGGGGTCCCGGTCCCGTCGACCTCCGCACCGGGGGGTCCCGTCCACGCTGCTCACCGTTGTCGTGGCCGTCGACGCCCCACTCCTGTGTTCGGCGACGCTCGAGGAGTGGGCCGACCACCGTGGGGAGACTCACGCCGTCTGTCTGGGTGGGTTCCATCTCCAGCCCGTCTATCTGCAGCGACCCGATGCGCAGGAGGGTGTTCAGGTTGCGGTGCACCCACTCGCGGCCAGAAGACTCCTCGGCCTGCCCGCCTCCGCGCTCACCGAGCTCACCCAGGAGGGAGGCGGCGTTCTCGGCCCGTCGATGCGCCGGCTGCACGAGCGCGTCGTCTCCAGCCCCCCGGCCGAGCGACCGCTGCTGGTGGAGGAGGCGTTGAGCGCTCTGGCCTCACGACACGAACGACGACAGGGCCCGAGGCGTGAGGTCGTGGGCGCCTGGCGACTGCTCGAACGCTCGGGAGGACGGATGCGGGTCACTGACACGGCGTCCGCAGTCGGGCTGACTTCCAGGCACCTCTCGTCACTCATGAAGGCGGAGTTGGGAATCGGGACCAAAGAGCTCGCCGACCTCATGCGCTTCGAGTCCGCGCACTCGGAGCTGGTGGAGAGAGCCCGACGGGGCGCCGCCCCGCGGCTCGCCGATCTCGCGCACACCCACGGGTACGCCGACCACGCCCACCTGGACCGGGCGTACCGCAGGTTCGCGGGGACCTCGCCCACCGAGTGGCTCGCGGAAGAGTTCCGAAACATCCAAGCCGGGGGACACGCACCCGCGCGAGACTCGTCTCCATGA
- a CDS encoding VOC family protein, whose protein sequence is MSTHQPGSTPAPTVWHCLQCTDARAVIDWLVEALGFVETVSHTEGGTIVHAELLWPEGGGVMLGDHQRDPDDPHATPVGTGLAYVVTADSDVVYERARVAGAEIVMEMRDTDYGDHGFSVRDPEGNVWSVGQYRGEPLPHAIT, encoded by the coding sequence ATGAGCACTCACCAGCCCGGATCCACGCCCGCCCCGACCGTCTGGCACTGCCTGCAGTGCACTGACGCCCGCGCCGTGATCGACTGGCTCGTCGAGGCCCTGGGCTTCGTCGAGACCGTCTCGCACACCGAGGGCGGCACGATCGTCCACGCCGAACTGCTCTGGCCCGAGGGCGGCGGCGTCATGCTCGGCGACCACCAGCGCGATCCCGACGACCCACACGCCACGCCGGTGGGCACCGGCCTCGCCTACGTGGTGACGGCGGATTCCGACGTGGTCTACGAGCGGGCACGCGTAGCAGGGGCCGAGATCGTCATGGAGATGCGCGACACCGACTACGGCGACCACGGTTTCTCGGTGCGAGACCCCGAGGGCAACGTGTGGTCCGTGGGGCAGTACCGAGGCGAGCCCCTGCCGCACGCGATCACCTGA